The Meriones unguiculatus strain TT.TT164.6M chromosome 6, Bangor_MerUng_6.1, whole genome shotgun sequence genome has a window encoding:
- the Ifrd2 gene encoding interferon-related developmental regulator 2, protein MPRARKGNALRKGGQRRGGGARSSTQADSGSSEDEAASEARSTTSDCPSLLSTAAEDCLGGEAVDEQSQQENLEEKLKDSVDCLTDKSAKTRQGALESLRLALASRLLPDFLLERSLTLADALEKCLKKGKGEEQALGAAVLGLLCVQLGPGPKGEELFHSLQPLLLSVLSDSTASPAARLHCASALGLGCYVAATDVQDLVSCLACLEGVFSWSCGTSGSAAAQVSASLHGLLCAALQAWALLLTICPSTHINHILDRQLPRLPQLLSSESVNLRIAAGEAIALLFELARDLEEDFVYEDMEALCGALRTLATDSNKYRAKIDRRRQRSIFRAVLHFVEGGEYEEETIRFGLEVLYIDSWARRRIYTAFKDVLGSGMHYHLQNNELLRDIFGLGPVLVLDAAALKACKISRFEKHLYNAAAFKARTKARSRARDKRADIL, encoded by the exons GTGCCAGGAGCAGCACTCAAGCGGACTCCGGCTCCAGTGAGGATGAAGCAGCCAGCGAGGCCCGGAGCACCACCAGTGACTGTCCCAGCCTGCTGAGCACTGCTGCAGAGGACTGCTTGG GCGGGGAAGCAGTGGATGAGCAGAGCCAGCAGGAAAACCTGGAGGAGAAGCTGAAGGACTCCGTGGACTGCCTGACTGACAAGAG tgccaAGACCCGGCAAGGAGCTCTGGAGAGCCTGCGCCTGGCCCTGGCCTCCCGCCTACTTCCCGACTTCTTGTTGGAGCGCAGCCTCACGCTGGCGGATGCCCTGGAAAAGTGCCTTAAGAAAG GGAAGGGTGAAGAACAGGCCCTGGGCGCCGCTGTGCTAGGCCTGCTCTGTGTGCAGTTGGGCCCTGGACCCAAAGGCGAGGAGCTGTTCCACAGCCTGCAGCCCCTGCTGCTTTCGGTGCTCAGTGACAGTACAGCAAGCCCTGCTGCCCGGCTCCAT TGTGCTTCTGCTCTTGGCTTGGGCTGCTATGTGGCTGCCACTGATGTCCAG GACCTGGTCTCTTGCCTGGCCTGCTTAGAAGGTGTTTTCAGCTGGTCCTGTGGCACTAGTGGCTCCGCTGCAGCTCAGGTTTCTGCCAGCCTACATGGCCTGCTGTGTGCTGCCCTGCAGGCCTGGGCATTGCTGCTCACCATCtgtcccagtacccacatcaacCATATCCTTGACAG GCAGCTGCCCCGGCTGCCCCAGCTCTTGTCCAGTGAAAGTGTGAATCTTCGGATCGCTGCCGGCGAAGCCATCGCACTGCTCTTTGAGCTTGCCCGGGACCTTGAG GAGGACTTTGTCTATGAGGACATGGAGGCTCTCTGCGGCGCTCTGCGTACTCTAGCCACTGACAGCAATAAGTACCGTGCCAAGATTGATCGTCGACGCCAGCGCTCCATTTTCCGTGCTGTGCTGCACTtcgttgag GGCGGTGAATATGAGGAGGAGACGATCCGCTTTGGCCTGGAAGTGCTCTACATAGACAGCTGGGCTCGCCGCCGAATCTACACAGCCTTCAAGGATGTGCTGGGCTCAGGCATGCACTATCACCTCCAG AACAATGAGCTTCTCCGTGACATCTTCGGCCTGGGCCCTGTGCTAGTGCTGGATGCTGCTGCCCTGAAGGCCTGCAAGATTTCACGTTTTGAAAAG CACCTGTACAATGCTGCGGCCTTCAAAGCCCGGACCAAGGCCCGAAGTCGTGCAAGGGACAAGCGGGCAGACATCTTGTGA
- the Lsmem2 gene encoding leucine-rich single-pass membrane protein 2, with translation MPEETQADTVLPMQNQRNRATLAPNHVQEVRLHRVESISDLHSGGSLRPYLAEETQPWEELLGALPPSLCTHAGCSPVCGRGGFLLLLALLVFTCLALAILAVYLSVLQSESLRVLAHTLRTQEETLLKLRLASLSQLRRLNASEARAPS, from the exons ACACCGTATTGCCAATGCAGAACCAGAGGAACAGGGCAACGCTGGCTCCCAACCACGTGCAGGAGGTGCGTCTGCATCGGGTGGAATCCATCAGTGACCTGCACAGCGGAG GCTCACTACGGCCCTATCTGGCTGAAGAGACACAGCCCTGGGAAGAGCTTCTGGGTGCCCTGCCCCCGTCACTGTGCACCCACGCTGGCTGCAGCCCCGTGTGTGGCCGAGGGGGGTTCCTGCTGCTATTAGCACTGTTGGTGTTCACCTGCCTGGCGCTAGCCATCCTGGCTGTCTACCTCAGTG TGCTGCAGAGTGAATCCCTGAGGGTCTTGGCGCACACGCTGCGCACACAAGAGGAGACTCTGCTCAAATTGCGTCTGGCTAGCCTCAGCCAGCTAAGGAGGCTCAACGCCAGCGAAGCTCGGGCACCCAGCTGA